Proteins co-encoded in one Flavivirga eckloniae genomic window:
- the arfB gene encoding alternative ribosome rescue aminoacyl-tRNA hydrolase ArfB has protein sequence MFNEDLLLQELTYKAIRSSGSGGQHVNKVSSKVELAFNLNESVVFNEEQKERLQSKLQHRLTKEGVLILQCDESRSQHKNKELVIKRFLELIRLGLVVQKKRIPTKTPKAVKRKRLKDKRSHSEKKTNRKKPDIE, from the coding sequence ATGTTTAATGAAGACCTCCTACTACAAGAACTAACCTATAAAGCTATTAGAAGCTCGGGTAGCGGTGGACAGCATGTAAATAAAGTATCATCGAAAGTTGAGCTGGCTTTTAATTTAAACGAATCGGTTGTATTTAATGAAGAACAAAAAGAACGTCTTCAAAGTAAACTCCAGCATAGGTTAACAAAAGAAGGCGTTTTAATATTGCAATGTGATGAGAGTCGCAGTCAACATAAAAACAAGGAACTTGTTATAAAACGTTTTTTAGAGTTAATCCGTTTAGGGTTAGTGGTTCAAAAGAAACGTATACCCACAAAAACACCTAAAGCGGTTAAAAGAAAACGATTAAAAGATAAGCGCAGTCATTCCGAAAAAAAGACAAACAGAAAAAAGCCTGACATTGAGTAA
- a CDS encoding DUF4301 family protein — MFTEKDIEQIQNKGITAEQVNAQVARIKNGMSHSNLVAAATIGEGIESYNDNETKDFIKLYESKQNDLSTLKFVPASGAATRMFKFLFQFLKNFDPSKESIEDYVGKHNDNLIKTFISNLKQFPFYAEVILKAKETNSNFDNLPEGEKYLQFVKTMLDENGLNYSFLPKGLLPFHEYEDAAITAFQEHLFESTLYASSNNNANLHFTVSEKHHRYFSNELIRLKEGLEQETKTTFNVSFSYQKEATETVALTVDGKVFRNDDDSILFRPAGHGALLENLNELDNDVIFIKNVDNIVVANKNVEVSEYKKLLAGILVKVQEQAFELLHKLDEETVLEGTLLEAAMLLSNKMNVPIDGDFEDFTLEEKRNYLKEKLNRPIRVCGMVKNEGEPGGGPFWVKDENGEISLQIVEFAQINIEDSAQQAIVKNATHFNPTDLVCGVKNYKGEKFNLKKFVDPEAAFITMKTQNGIDIKALELPGLWNGSMAYWNSIFVEVPLETFNPVKTVNDLLKPAHQVKYANV, encoded by the coding sequence ATGTTTACAGAAAAAGATATAGAACAAATACAAAATAAAGGCATTACAGCAGAACAAGTTAATGCTCAGGTAGCACGTATAAAAAATGGAATGTCCCATTCTAATCTGGTAGCAGCTGCGACTATTGGGGAAGGCATCGAGAGTTATAACGACAACGAAACAAAAGATTTTATAAAGCTTTACGAGTCAAAGCAAAATGATTTGTCTACCTTAAAATTTGTACCAGCATCTGGAGCAGCTACCAGAATGTTTAAGTTTTTATTTCAGTTTTTGAAAAATTTCGATCCCTCAAAAGAAAGTATTGAAGATTATGTTGGAAAACATAACGATAATCTTATCAAAACGTTTATTTCTAATTTGAAACAATTTCCGTTTTATGCCGAAGTTATTTTAAAAGCTAAAGAAACCAATTCAAATTTCGATAATTTACCAGAAGGCGAAAAATATCTGCAATTCGTAAAAACAATGTTAGATGAGAACGGTTTAAACTATAGTTTTTTACCTAAGGGGTTGCTTCCTTTTCATGAATATGAAGATGCAGCAATAACAGCTTTTCAAGAGCACTTGTTCGAGTCAACATTGTATGCCTCTTCGAATAATAATGCAAATCTTCATTTTACCGTTTCAGAAAAACATCATCGATATTTCTCAAATGAGTTAATCCGTTTAAAAGAAGGTTTAGAGCAAGAAACCAAAACAACATTTAATGTGTCGTTTTCATATCAAAAAGAAGCTACCGAAACCGTTGCATTAACGGTAGATGGCAAGGTTTTTAGAAACGATGATGACTCTATTCTATTCAGACCAGCAGGACACGGTGCTTTATTAGAAAACTTAAATGAATTGGACAACGATGTCATTTTTATTAAAAATGTAGATAATATCGTAGTTGCCAATAAGAATGTTGAAGTTTCGGAGTATAAAAAATTGCTGGCAGGTATTCTTGTAAAAGTTCAAGAACAAGCTTTCGAGTTATTGCATAAACTTGACGAAGAAACAGTGTTAGAAGGAACGCTTCTTGAAGCAGCTATGCTCTTATCTAATAAAATGAATGTTCCTATCGATGGAGATTTCGAAGATTTTACATTAGAAGAAAAAAGAAATTACCTAAAGGAAAAACTAAACCGTCCAATTCGAGTATGTGGTATGGTTAAGAATGAAGGAGAACCCGGAGGCGGACCATTTTGGGTAAAAGATGAAAACGGCGAGATATCGTTACAAATTGTAGAATTTGCCCAAATAAATATTGAAGATAGTGCACAGCAAGCCATTGTGAAAAATGCAACCCATTTTAACCCAACAGATTTGGTTTGTGGCGTTAAAAATTATAAAGGAGAAAAGTTCAATCTTAAGAAATTTGTAGACCCAGAAGCCGCTTTTATAACCATGAAAACTCAAAATGGAATAGATATAAAAGCCTTAGAACTACCTGGTTTATGGAACGGTAGTATGGCGTACTGGAACTCCATTTTTGTTGAAGTACCTTTAGAAACCTTTAACCCCGTAAAAACAGTTAACGATTTGCTTAAACCGGCACATCAGGTAAAATACGCTAATGTTTAA